A stretch of Lathyrus oleraceus cultivar Zhongwan6 chromosome 6, CAAS_Psat_ZW6_1.0, whole genome shotgun sequence DNA encodes these proteins:
- the LOC127094558 gene encoding uncharacterized protein LOC127094558 gives MPTYAEFMKDIISKRSIIDTNPVILTETCSAILQGMKIPMKKKDRGAVTIPCTIGDRSFKKSLFDLGASVSLMSLSIYKKQGIGAMQDTRITLQFGDHSVKKPYGIVEDVLVKIDKFVFPVDFVILEMPEDEEIPLILGRPYLDTGRCLINIEEGTMTLKVYDEELKIDV, from the coding sequence ATGCCTACCTATGCCGAGTTCATGAAGGACATCATTTCTAAGAGGAGTATCATTGACACCAACCCGGTTATTCTaaccgaaacttgtagtgctattttgcagggcaTGAAAATTCCAATGAAGAAGAAGGATCGAGGAGCTGTCACTATCCCTTGCACCATCGGAGATAGGTCATTCAAAAAATCTCTTTTTGATTTAGGAGCCAGTGTGAGTCTCATGTCGTTGTCCATTTACAAGAAACAAGGCATAGGGGCGATGCAAGATACCAGGATAACACTTCAATTCGGTGATCATTCAGTTAAGAAACCTTATGGGATAGTTGAAGATGTTCTagtgaagattgataagtttgtaTTCCCGGTGGATTTCGTGATTCTAGAAATGCCTGAAGATGAAGAAATTCCTCTCATTCTTGGGAGACCCTATTTAGATACTGGAAGATGCTTGATCAACATAGAGGAAGGTACTATGACTTTGAAGGTTTATGATGAGGAATTAAAAATTGATGTTTGA